In a genomic window of Aricia agestis chromosome 2, ilAriAges1.1, whole genome shotgun sequence:
- the LOC121736117 gene encoding cytochrome P450 6d1-like, with amino-acid sequence MNFFHFHSFLVLVPLLIIISIDALHKDAQYFERPSEFWPERFADSGSKFEKDLYMPFGAGPRACIGERLGLLQSVAAVASILSKFTLSPSKSTVEKPTIDKNSIIAQNILGGLPLSLKHRNKID; translated from the exons ATGAATTTCTTTCACTTCCACTCATTCTTGGTGTT agtgcctTTGCTGATCATTATATCTATTGATGCCCTACATAAAGACGCGCAATACTTTGAAAGACCATCTGAGTTCTGGCCAGAAAGATTCGCAGACAGCGGTAGCAAGTTTGAAAAAGATCTCTACATGCCCTTCGGAGCTGGACCCAGGGCCTGCATTG GAGAAAGATTAGGTCTGCTCCAGTCGGTAGCAGCAGTGGCGTCTATTTTGAGCAAATTCACGTTGTCGCCTTCCAAAAGCACGGTAGAGAAGCCAACCATCGACAAGAACTCCATCATTGCACAGAACATCCTGGGGGGACTACCACTGTCACTCAAACATAGGAATAAGATAGATTAG